The region tttttttttttttgcctgtcaTTTATGAAATTGTTCTTGAACATGCTTCTTTTAGCAGAAGGTAATGGACTgtggcatttaaaaatgaagatTAATCTCAGGAATGCCATTTCACGAAATGGTATATTCCCTTGTGCTGCTTTGCTGCTGAAAGCCAGTCTGGACTGTGCTGGGAATTAAtccaaccccgcccccccccccttttttttttcatcttccctCCTTTCTCATCCAGCCAGGTTACTGATCTCTGTCTGCGTTTTCGTGCTTAGGTGCTGGCATCTCAAATCTCACCCTCCGTGCGTGTGAAAGAGCATAACCGTGTCAGTGGATGAAAGCAGAACTCTTCCCTTAGTTGGCTATAGCTGCTGCCCACTGGGGAGAGAGGGCTGGATGACTCACTCTACTCTCCCGCTGTGTGTGATGGGTGCGCTGTAGCCTTCCCTGAGAGCCACTCCACAGAGGCTTCATTCAACTCCCATCTGCTCCACTCTCAAAAGAAACTATTAATGTATTTCCACCATTAAAATCTGTATTCAGCTGATGTGCAAGGATACAATTTGTTGTAGGCTCCTCTGTAACCGATACAGGGTGATGCTGATCTATATCGCCGTGCATGCCTCGCTTGACTGGCTCCCTGAATACACGTTGCTGCTGTGATGGTGTTCTGTCTCATCCTGCCTGTAAGCTCTCAAGGTTAGCTTTCATAACAACAGCTGCGGGCAAAGATGAAGAGACCAAGCTATTGTCGTTCACCTCAGTTATTAGTGATGCTACTTTGTATTTGTACACTCAAGTCAAGCAGTGGGATTTACTGTTGCCTCTGTCTATAATTCCACTGGAGTAGAAAAAACTGATTTATCTGTTTATATTGTGCACTGTGTATTACTGGTCAGACACCTGAGGTTTTATTCCTCAAGCAACTGCTGTCACAAATGCTTATTATGCACAATGAAGTCGCTGTTGACTTGACCTGAAATTGAGTTGGGACTAGCTTTAAGCAGTTATGATGGATAGGTTGCATGAGGGTTGGTCAGTTGAACCTTTATCGAGTAGGGCTGTCATATAAAGCATCTTATAAAGCACTGAACTTGTACGTATACAAATGGTGGCATGAACAACCCCCAGCCTCTTTTCACTAGCATGAATAGTGCTGAAAATGGGAAATTTGGAAGAGAGGTTTTCATGTCTGTTCTACACTGGATGTAGAACATTGGTGATTTtagtctttttcttttctcgctAAGGGATTTTAAAATCCCTTGACAATTTAATTTCACCCTTCTGAATCCTCAGTCCCCCGATGATATCTTGCACAGATGAGCTATTGATCCCAAAACAACTACAATACATATTGTTATTATATGAAATGTATGCATGCCAAATATTAATGTACATATTTCTGtaagtttaaaaatatatatattttctatagCATGCCAGTTTTACAGCTTCCTGACCTGTATAAGAAGTGCCTGCAGTATATGTAAGAACAGTTTGTAGAGTGTAATTGTTGTAAGAAAATGAGATAAGCATGTATTGTCAATGATGTTTACTATTCCTGTCTGATGCTGAGTGCATGGACCAGTACAGTTACAATGTCTGTATAAACAGTGCCTGCACTGTGCATGCCAAAAGGATGTGGCAGAACATGTTTTGTACTTATTTTTGTCTTACAATAAATTGTGATTCTTGTTTTGATACTGCCGTTGCCTTGGTTTCTTGGATCCTcattttgtgcatttcatgtCTCCCTTTTGCCAAATTTGGTTGCTGAACGATTCTCCTTCATAATAACGCAGGCCATATGCTCCTATGAAAATGATTTTAATTGTAAAAGAAAACGGTTTGTATGGTGTAAACAGCAAATCCAGTGGTGCGCCAATACAACACATGGCAATGAGAGCAAGCTCTTTGGATGACAAAACGTCGACTTCCACATTTAACCTTGTGTCAAATGTGTGTGCTTTGCAAAATTACAGAATGTGGATGCTTCCAACTTGACTAACAGGTTTCTTAAAGTACATTACAAATTATGCGGGTTTAGTCGAGAGCAGCTACATAAGACTGTGcgcaaatatttcatttaaatcaaACATTCTTATcttcccctgtgtgtgtctaatCCAGCGAATACAAAAATGACGAAACCTAGCACCAAATAGGGAGGATGCTGAAATAATGGAGCGTCATCATCGCCTAGCGACTCTCCTAGCAACAAGAAACATCTGCTTCTGCGAGGACCAATAAGGTTGCAGAAAGAACTGTGCTGTTGCTTGTTGCACAAAAAGGGATATTTTAAGACCAAGGAGTGTTGCGTGTTCCGAGGGGCTTATTAAGGCAGCGATACAACGTCAGGGTGTAAAAGGCAAACTTCAGTCAGTAGAGAGCGGAGACAATTGGACCAAGAACCAAAGGGATTAATGTCACCGCAAAGAACGTTTTCACACTGGACGGCAACAGACCTGAGCTGACTGATTTAACAGCGTATTACATCTGATTAATCTACATTTAGTCTCAAAGTGAATCATCTCTGACCATTATCAAAAGGTATTTATTCTCGTTGTCTTATTGTGATAAAACTGTAGactattgcatttatttatttctcacaatataatacaaatgtaaaatgctaAACTCCTATATATCTTTGGATAGCGTCTTTCTAATTTAATGTGCAGTTAGTGTTTTATTTCCATCTGCAACTTGCAGAACTTGGCTTTCACATTAATATATCTGAACATTGCCACGCTCAAGTGCTACAGTGTGACCTGTTCGCGGGAATAATGTATCATGACTTTACTAGCCTAGATGCCGACATATAGGCATCGTTTCAACTTGCATTAGGTCGCGAACTAATGTGGGAAAAAGCCAAGAAGAGATTAAAGTGCAGTTCTCAGAAGGCATGAATTTAGTGCCCCAGTCATTATATACGCATTCCGCACAGCCAGATGAATTGCTTGTAATAGCTGTCATCGCGGAGGAGGCAGAACAATAAACTCCAAGGTCCAGCTCAGTCAATTAACGAGCCACAGAGCACCTTTATGAATTCCCTCAAGGCAATATCTTCATTATTAATGATATAAACAGACACCTTCCCTTTTCTGGAAAGGTAACAATAATAACCTTGCCTAAAATTAATTGAGAGATAGATTTTCTAACTTCTCACTCTTTAAAGAAGAGATGTcaagagatggggagagatagTTGGTCAACCAGTTGAGAGGGGaggattacacagttaaattCTGCCTTTTAGAAGTGATGAGGGGTTTCAGCACATCACCTCTGGTCTGAAGTGATGTGTGCCATTTCCATATGAAACATGCCCCATGAAAAAGCATCAACTCTAAGTAATGGTTTCAAAGCAGaagtaaattattattattgtaataaaaTGAGTTTAGTACTCCATATGACTAATGGTGAATGCACTGACAATATACCCgtatacaaaatgaaaataaataaaatattcactgCACCTGGATCATTTCAAGGGTTTTTAAAATAGTCTAGCAAGCGCTTACTTTCTATTTTGGCCACACTTCTTGATAAGAGGGATATATTTCACTGTTTATGTTGTCAGAGATTTCTCATTGTCAGTGGATTagagatgaaaaataaaacatgttgaCCAGCACTATAAAAGCAGATGCATGTTGTTCAGCATAGAGCTCAATGACACCTGCTTTTAGTCATTAGGTAGGCTTCTCATTCTTGCATAATGCTGTAAGCTCCTGCAGCCTCATTGATGCAACTGCCAATGGTGGTTTTGAGCATCTGTGCTCTTTTCTCCTGTAGAAACTCGTGAAGGCAATGTGTGAAGCACAGAAGGAGGCTCAGAGGAAACCAGGCAGAGTGTTCATCTGGGGCTGATCCCTGCCATTATCAGGTACCGCGGACGCTGTCATTTTCACTCCTAACTGGTCAAACAGGTGACTCCGGTCAAATCAAACAGTGGAGTCGGTATCGACCACGTGACAcctttatttacaaaatgtcCTCTGTGTGCTGACAGCCGATTCCCTCCAAGAAAGACCAAATCGATCAACAACGTCGAAAGTCGCTTACTTCAAGAGGAAATATGCGGAAGAGGAGGATGTACAGAGAGACATTCACGGCTATTTCCAGAGAGTAAGAGACGCTTTCCTCCGAGAGCAATGTGTGCTTATCAGACGGGGCTGTTCAGACGTTGTGCGCTGACATAATGATGCATACTCTGTTATTTCTTGTGCGTCTTCCCAGCACCTGATACTGCCAGAAGACCGCAGCTGCATCCTCAAACTCTCCATGGAGAAGCTGAGGTTCCTGGAGGACCCGGAGGCATACCTGCGGCGCTCTGTGCTCATCAACAACCTGCTGCGGAAGATTCAccacgaggaggaggagatggaggaaggGCGGGGGGCCTGCGAGCGGGGGCCCAGCCAGAGCCTGCTGTACTCGGACAGAAAGAGGCTGAAGCTGGTGGTGGCGGACTGCTGCTCCCAGACCTTTGGGTATGAGGAGATACAGCACTACCATGTCGTGCCCTACAGCTCCACCAGCTACCTTTACCGGCTGGGCAGCTACCCCACTGGCATGCCTGACCACAGCGCTAAAGTCCTGGTCTATAAACTGGATGATAACGGGTGAGCGGGTTTCTTGCTACCGACACATGGAAAGAAACAGatactcacccacacacctgcacacgatAAAGC is a window of Conger conger chromosome 1, fConCon1.1, whole genome shotgun sequence DNA encoding:
- the sertad4 gene encoding uncharacterized protein sertad4, producing MEKLRFLEDPEAYLRRSVLINNLLRKIHHEEEEMEEGRGACERGPSQSLLYSDRKRLKLVVADCCSQTFGYEEIQHYHVVPYSSTSYLYRLGSYPTGMPDHSAKVLVYKLDDNG